Genomic segment of Panicum virgatum strain AP13 chromosome 2K, P.virgatum_v5, whole genome shotgun sequence:
aaatcggagctaaaacgcacaaactaggcctaaaacaaggttcaggggcttttctgcgagaaaaactaagttccagggggtttctgcaaaaactgagggcttaaacgtaaataaacattaattctaagGGCTGACGCGCAAAATCTTCAAGCCAGTActgcgggttcaaattctaggaagctcaggggtgttctagcaaagttttgggcctatctgcgattatttttcaaaataggtggactgcgggttgattgtaGGAAAACTGGAgggttctttaacaaaaatgccaggcgaaccggtatccttggatccaggccgttggattTAGATCTGGCGGTCTAGATCTAATGGATCCAAGATCTAATCGCGCGCGTTGAATCCGGATCGGACGACGCAGGGGGGttgggcgcgcgagcggcggcggtaggtcgccggcggctctgttccgcggcggcgcggcgggaaactcaccggacttggccaaatctggccgtccgggggtcaaatcgacccgttctTGGGTCTGGGGTGATCTACGCGGAGCTTGTAGTCCACCTGAGGCCTTTGCAAGTCTCGGGGAGGGTCTGAGCGGTGAGAGCGAGGGATGCGGCGGCCCTGCACGGCggctctcgccggcgagcggtgttcTAAGTCCCGGAGTGGACTACAGGCCAAGCTACTAAGCGAAAAGTACCAGGGGGGCTCTGGGGTGCTCACTGAATCCTTGGGTCGGCCGGAGTTGCACCGCAGGAGGGatctcggcgaggacggcggcgtgctCGCGGACGGGTCGAGGCAGGGCGTCTCCGGGCCTGCTGAGCAGTCGAGGAAGTCCGGGCGGGGCACTGCAAAGGGGTAGAGGGGTTCAGGGCGGCCAGAGCACCAGTGGCGGCGAGAAATTTCGGCAGCGGCGGAGTTCACCTGCGGCGGAGGCTAGGCGAAATCCCGGCGCTGGCGTGGCTGAACTCGTGGGACCGGAAGCTCGGTGAGATCCTGGGCGCCGAGGCGTAGCAGGTGCGGGAGTCCTGGCGGCCTGAGGTGCGACGGGGCGGCGTGCTCACGGCGGCGCAAATCGTCGGCCCGACGGAGCAGGGCGTGGCGcagcgagctagggtttgggggcggcTCTGGTGACGGCGGGTGGGAGGGATGGTGGAGGCGCAGGGCTGCGGGCCAAATAAAGGGAGGCCCCGGGCATCTTGGGGAGGCGCGCCCAGGGAGAGGCCGGCGGGAATCGCGGCCGTGATCGCGGGCGGGCGGTTGTGCGagcggggaaggaggaggacagacctggcgagcgggcccgggctggcagCGAG
This window contains:
- the LOC120695219 gene encoding vegetative cell wall protein gp1-like, which codes for MRGPILQPARFPACPASRGPVRPELPLAQQPAEHAPRPCHRAPLAAAQRPASPTRSWPLPPTPLAHLSALLARSASARVLPLQPGPTRQLHPLAASPGPLARSVLLLPRSHNRPPAITAAIPAGLSLGAPPQDARGLPLFGPQPCASTIPPTRRHQSRPQTLARCATPCSVGPTICAAVSTPPRRTSGRQDSRTCYASAPRISPSFRSHEFSHASAGISPSLRRR